ttgtgtcatgctatcctgtttagtcagccatcatatatgtgaaattgtgtcatgctaccctgtttggttagacaacataaatatgaattatttcatgccctcttttattccccactatccattgcacctgtatatcatacaatgtctatactttcagttacttttcttgtttatcagccatttgaattggagagcgtgatggcagtatctaagggagtaacaacacggtcttcagaaaagatagtgctaccagttgatgtagatagaaccatggttgtacttgtccaaagaccagatccaccacacataacccagactcccgCAGATTGtatccctacccagttggacagagaaccagctacaccccttctaaccccaaccccggtagatagtaacccagttccagttaacacaacaccgtctccaccatagagcacccaaacacgagcagttagtaagggaactacagtgcccaaagcacgaggaccaccactctgaatcccaactcaacgcttaaagtagaagaagatttgttctcaggtcagattctgtagctatggttcatactcctttgctcttgcattactgtatttactcataccaactattttcaaatttgaaggatggaattgaaactccaatggtgcaacaggtatgttttaaacctacttctttaactggtttgttgttgtaacctgctctatgttgatttcagtttcaattgaataaacagttatgttctcatggcatgcacattacaagtgttgttgttgctctatagtttcccacacttatattctgtctattctgctttgtcttgaacaaatattatttgaactgtgtctctatcttgatttggcaacaaaaactagaatgacatagaccataaagtgaccatggtacatagatatatgtttgtttcatgctgttatcgtgtccactttactactgaactcatttaccaaaatgagtttaatatacaacatggtaaacatgtgatgtgtctgcttgtttctcttttagaatgcagacaaaatattggagaacagtaccgcgttatccaatggtaaaggaagtaatgcagataaggttcaagatagtgagacatccctgttggtctccaagaaagctgataaaaactatcttgacgatagtgagagaatccaaaagtcatgtcttgatgtagtgttcgagttactggccactactgctggcacaagctcttcgaactcgcttcctgaatcagttcatcttcttgagtctcaacttcaagttgaaagacatcgatcagatgtgctgcgacaggaagctgaaggactgaggaagtccctacaattcagatgcatatttcctggtgcaacagcaagcgctggaggatttaagcgccaaacaagagaaagttaataagcttgctaagcatattgccagcattatgggtacctaggatattgtctcttgagatcttctgaagtggtttcagttctggatttgttttgctgcggtgtttatttgcgctggtcgccaactttgacaaccagtgtatatgatatgatgctttgttccctatatttgcactggtggcgaactttgatgcccagtggatgtaatatgtgtaatagccgtgatagcctagtgtgagttgcttgcttatttatttccttgttgtcttgtttatttgtttgcttgtagtcattgcagttcttttttcgcggtttgctagtggctgcaataacctattttttaaaactaggccacaataaccatgggctaataattactgtagtgacactgggcctcctacgggccgtagaaacagtgggccttctacgggccgtagaaacaatgggccttctacgggccgtagaaacaatgggccttctgcgggccgtatcatcaatgggccttatatgggccgtatgatcgattggccaaacatgggccaaacagaccgcattatggtcgtaaacgggctagagttggaatcgtctgttcatgggccgaccataacgggccatcattaataggccgtatttgatgatgctatgaaaacagcccaacatatTAAcaaaccacaaacgggccgactgtaaccacatgctgaatttggcccacaagcagaaaatgacagtaacgggccgtaagtaaacgaatgctggaaatgaacccaagaataaatgggctctgagaaggccgaaagataacatgggctggaaacgtcccaacagaataacgggtcgttaatgggtataaggtgatacactgttcatcacgggccagtttcaccacgggccgttaatgggtgtaaagtgatacattgttcattatgggctagtttcaccacgggtcgttaataggccaagagttacaaagggcctcatatgggtcgaaagacgtcatgggccatacatgggctagaagtgaaattGGGCtataatcatattggatggcccaaatgacgctactaggcctaattcggatagggcgtaacgggccttgggttagtggtctgtaaatgagctatatgcgaacaggctgttaacaggctttccatgggccgacccgccaccttatgaccaagtcaaactggccggccttttcacaagaatgggcctctgttgggccgtgccatgtgtcgacgtatcataggcgccttctatccaatgagtggatgacatctgccccAACGATGAGCcgccacgtgtttcctccagccaatgatgattttacacatggaaaatccccattggtcggggatgttaatgggttatcggatccaaaacccgacccgatagcttaacggcattccgttacggtggatgccacgtgtcggtcacccttgacgaaagcagttctgtgacgcgtgatttatcgtcatggaagtggacacttccatgatgataattttggtaatgtcatggaacacttctacgacagcacaggtatgactatcttgattctgtcataaaatcgtcatggatgtacatgcatgacaaaaaacgtgacctactgtgacaaacatgtatcatcacggaagtgtattttttttgtagtgctatgatgtctcttaccgatttgccgctataattttggggatacactttagagacagccacattcactttaaatagggcatcgtctaaatccgttgagacgacaccatatgaattatggtttgggaagaaacctaaggtgtcatttctaaaagtttggggatgcgatgcttatgtcaagaaacttcaacctgaaaagctcaaacccaagtcggaaaaatgcgtcttcataggatacaaggaaaccgttgggtatacattctacctcatatccgaaggcaagatctttgttgccaagaataggtcctttctggagaaagagtttctctcgaaagaagtaagtgggaggaaagtagaacttgatgaagtactgcctcttgaaccggaaagtagtgcagctcaggaaaatgtttctgtgctgcctgcactgactagagaggaagttaatgatgatgatcaaggaacttcgaatcaagttgctactaaacttcgtaggtccacaaggacacgttccacaccagaatggtatggcaaccctgtcctggaaatcatgttgttagacaacggtaaaccttcaaactatgaagaagcgatggcgagcccagattccaacaaatggcttgaagccatgaaatccgagataggatccatgtatgaaaacaaagtatggactttgacagacttgcccgatgatcggcgagccatagaaaataaatggatctttaagaagaagacatgcgcggatggtaatgtgaccatctataaggctcggcttgtcgctaagggttatcgacaagttcaaggggttgactacaatgagaccttctcacccgtagtgaagctgaagttcgtccgaatcatgttagcaattgccgcattctatggttatgaaatatggcaaatggatgtcaaaacggcattccttaacggtttccttaaggaagaattgtatatgatgcagccggaaggttttgtcgatcctaagaatgctaacaaggtatgcaagctccagcgctccatctattgtctggtgcaagcatctcggagttggaacatttgctttgatgaaatgatcaaagcgtttgggtttatgcagacttatggagaagcctgcgtttacaagaaagtgagtgggagctctgtagcatttctcatattatatgtggatgacatactattgatgggaaatgatatagaacttttggaaagcataaaggcctacttgaataagtgtttttcaatgaaggaccttgaagaagctgcttacgtattaggcatcaagatctatagagatagatcgagacgcctcataggtctttcacaaagcacataccttgataagatattgaagaagttcaatatggatcagtccaagaaggggttcttgcatgtattgcaaggtgtgaaattgagctcggatcaaagcccgaccacggcagaagatagagaaaagatgagtgtcatcccctatgcctcagccatagggtctattatgcatgcaatgttgtgtaccagacctgatgtaaaccttgccgtgagtttggtagggaggtaccaaactaaTCCCTGTATGGaacactgaacagcggtcaagaatatcctgaagacctgaaaaggactaaggatatgtttctcgtttatggaagtgacgaagagctcgccgtaaagggttacatcgatgctagctttgacacagatctggatgactccaagtcacaaaccggatacgtatatattttgaatggtgggacgGTCAGCTGGTGCCGTTGCAAGCAaaacgtcgtggcaggatctacatgtgaagcggagtacatggcagcctcggaggcagcacatgaagcaatctggatgaaggagttcattaccgacctaggagttattcccaatgtgtcgggcccaatgactctcttctgtgacaacactagagctattgcccttgccaaggagcccaggtttcacaagaagaccaggcatatcaagcgtcgcttcaactccattagtgaaaatgttcaagatggagacatagatatttgtaaagtgcatacggatctgaatgacgcagatccgttgactaaacctcttccacgagcaaaacatgatcaacaccagaactctatgggtgtttcattcatcacaatgtaactagattattgactctagtgcaagtgggagactattggaaatatgccctagaagcaataataaaatgattattattatatttccttgttcatgataattgtctattgttcatgctataattgtattgaccggaaaccataatacatgtgtgaatacatagaccacaacatgtccctagtgagcctctagttgactagctcgttgatcaatagatggttatggtttcctgaccatgggcattggatgtcatttataacgggatcgcatcattaggagaatgatgtgatggaaaagtcccaatcctaagtatagcacaagatcgtgtagttcgtttgctaaagcttttctaatgtcaagtattatttccttagaccatgagattgcgtaactcccggataccgtaggaatgctttgggtgtactaaacgtcacaacgtaactaggtggctataaaggtgcattacaggtatctccgaaagtgtctgttgggttggcacaaatcgagactgggatttgtcactccgtatgacggagaggtatctctgggcccactcggtaatgcatcatgataatgagctcaatgtgactaagtagttagtcacgggatcatgcattacgcaacgagtaaactgacttgccggtaacgagattgaacgaggtattgggataccgacgatcgaatctcgggcaagtaatgtagcgattgacaaagggaaatctatacgggattgcttgaatccccgacatcgtggttcatccgatgagatcatcatggaacatgtgggagccaacatgggtatccagatcgcgctgttggttattggccggagagctgtctcggtcatgtctgcatgattcccgaacccgtagggtctacacacttaaggttcggtgatgctagcgttgttatgggaaatagtatgtggttaccaaatgttgttcggagtcccggatgagatcccagacgtcacgaggagttccgaaatggtccggaggtgaagatttatatatgggaagtcatcatacggtcaccggaagtattcgaggctttgccggtattgtaccgggaccaccgaagaggttctgggggtccaccgggggggtccacctgccccggagggccctatgggctgtatgtggaagggaaccagcccctaagtgggttggGCACCatccccccctagggcccatgcgcctagggtttgggggaaaccctaaagggggcgcccccttggcttggggggcaagccctctccccttggccgccccccccccctctagatctcatctagaggggccggtccccttcccccttcgccctataaatagaggggaggagggagggcaacAACACCTCATCCAagccgcagcccttcccctctccaacaccccctcctcctccgttgagcttggcgaagccctgccggagaactgcaagctccaccaccacgccgtcgtgttgccggagttcttccccaacttctcctccccccttgctggattaaggaggagacgtccccgtgctgcatgtgtgttgatgcggaggcgctgttgttcggtgcttagatcggaatcaaccgcgatctgaatcgctgcgagtacgactccttcatccgcgttcttgcaacgcttccgtatcGCGatctcaagggtatgaagatgcactcctctctctcgttgctagtctctccatagattgatcttggtgatgcgtagaattttttaaatttttgcaacgatccccaacagatcAAGCTCATGGCGCCCAAACGGGCGGCCCAGCTAGCAGCGAAGATGGACATTAACAAGCTACATGTCGATAAAACCCAGGTCGGTTCTCCGACCAGATGTGTGGATAACAAGGCCACCTTCACAACCTTCTCCCTTCTATCTTTATCCAAAGTCGGGTAGGGCGGTTCGCTTGAGTTGCTCAATCGTCCCTTTGCGCGGTGCTCATGACATGCTATGGAACCTCCACCGTGCTAGCGGCATAGGAGCCTACTCAACGTCACCGGCTTCGTGTCGCACTAGAGTGATCCAATATGTGGTTCCGCATGTTCCACCACTTCTCCGTTCATTTCCAATACTAATCTTGAAACACCATGAGCAGCAGGATGTTGAGGTCCGGAATTCGAAGTGAAATTCTTGATTTGCCCGTTCATACAGATTGCAAGACGGTGGCAAATACGTTCAACGACCATCAAAAGACCCTGTCAGCGCTCGGACCTGTTGTTGAGGAGATCAAGCTCCTCTTGCACTCGCGGCAGGATGAAAGGTGAGCTGGGTTTGCCGAGGAGCGAACGCGGCGGCTCATGCTATGGCTAGAGAAGGGATGCTAAACGAGTTATGTACAGTGTGTCTTCAGGTTCCAGCTGATTACGTTTTACATGTAGTTGCGTCTGGAATTCCAAAACCTTATTCAGACGATGTTATTCTAAAAAAAACTTATACTGGATAGTGTGGTAATTTAATCACCATAGACCTATAAATAACTTACGTACAAACATCTTGATAACTTTTGACCTCGGGTTAACAAAGTTGTTGAAACATACCAAACTTCTGTATAAATAGCATATGATTTACGCATCGCGGACATGATAACTTACGTACAAACAACATTGTAACTTTTTTGACACTGGGATAAAATAAGTTGTAGACCTGATAACGCAAGTACAACACCATAATAACTTTGATCTAGAAAAAAGTTGTTTCAACCATACCCTGATAAGTTTTATGTGAATAACATGATAGTATACACACTGCAGGTCTGATAAGTTATATACAATACCATGGTAACTCGAATTCTACACGAGGTATTATATATTCTCACTGTGACGCTGGTAACTCGAATTCTAAGGAGGTGAAATAAACAACAACACAAAGCTCCAACAAGGCCATGAGGTTAGCCCAGGTGGTTACTCGAAGCTGAGGTTTGAAGTTCCGGGTTCCACGCGTCCCTATGAATAGAACGCTTAGACatcatattttgcttcgtatgtacttccttcgttccaaaattcttgtcttagatttaagacaagaattttgggaggaAATACTAGTCTGTATTGAAATCTTTAAagagtcttatatttagaaacaaaggAATACTCAAATAAATTGGTTACTTCATTCCAAAACGCATGAATCTTAAGTCTTAATTCCATATACACCTTCAATTAATCAAACTCAGTTTCTCTTTCACTTTATTTCTTGATCACAAACATTCGAATCTTGTACCTCAGTTTGCCCAAGGGATTCATCACCTGAACCTTCTGCAGTAGCCCTGAGATGCTTGGAGACCCCAGTAACAAGGAACCCGCGCGTAAAACCGAGGCGGCGCCTCTTCAGCTTGGCCACTCCTCGCAGAGCCTGCGTCCCCAGGTCAACAGCGAGCACCGTCGTCATAGCTCCGTCGCTGGTGGCCTCGGCCAGCATGTAAACAACGTCGTCGTCCTCGTCGGCGACGCCCATGGTAGGCAAAGCCATGCGAAGACGCCGCAGGGACAAGACCCCCTCGGCGGCCTTGTGCGCTCTGCTGCTCACGAGCTTATGCAGCAGCCTGTAATGCCTCGCGACGTCGGCGGGGACGCCGACGCTCGCCGACCGGACGGAGCACCGCTGCCGCCAGTCGCTCCACGAGGTGGCCGGGATAGGCATGCTCCATGTGGTGGCCTTCCAGGTGTCGTCGACCAGCATCGTCACCTCGACGTACTTGATGGCGTCCTCCCGCTCGTTGACGGCGATGTCACGTAGGTAGTAGGGGCAGCGTTCGAGGCACCAGGTCCAGTCGCCCTTGAGGGGCGACGGCAGCGGCATGTCGCGGAGCACTGGGGCGGGGCTCTCGTCGAGCACGTCGCAGAGGAGGATGCCTCGCCAGAGATCGACCCAGCCGACCGTGCCTTTGGCGCCGCCGAGCGTGATCACCTTGGTCGTCAGGTGGTGCATGAGTATCTCCGACGAGGGAGGGGTCGCGTCCCTCAGCATCTGTTCCTCGTCCGCCCGCCTGGAGGTCCAGCTCCCCGGCTCGCCGTCGGGCCCCGAGCGGTACAGGTGGAGCTTGAACGAGACCATGCCCACGCGCTTGAGGGCGGCGACGGCGTACTCGCCATCGCCGCCGGTGCAGCTCAGCACGGCGATCTCCGCATCCCCGAAGTAATGGGGAGCGGACTTGGGGAGCAGGTCCAGCGTGGGGCGCCGAGGGCGCGCCCTGTACACGAAGTAGTCGCTGAACATCTGGTAATACCAGCCATGGGGTCTGACGGGGACGCGGAGGAGGACCAGGTCGGCGTCCGTGCTGACGACCTTGGGCGCCAGGGACAGGTCGTCGGGCTCCGGGCACGCGGCGAAGTCGACGGAGAAGTGCGAGAGGACCGGCGGGCGCGCGCCGCAGAGGGTCACCGCGATGGGATGGCCGGTGCTCGTGGTGGACGTGGCGGTGGTGGCGTTGCGGGCGGGGCCGATGCGGCCGAAGAGCTCGAGCAGGACGGAGCTCGGGACGGCGTCGCCCTCGCGGACcccgaggaaggcggcggcggcggccatgcggTCCGATCGATCAGTCCGCGATCCAATGGCGGCGGAATTTGGGGGAGGGTTACGAATTTTCCTGCCCGAACTAAATAAGTTTTTTCTTTCCTGCCCGAGCTAAATAAGTTTTTTTCTGCCAGAGCTAAataagtttttttcttttcttttcttgctgGGCTCAATCCGGACGACTCTGCAACGATCCGAGCCCGTGGTCTGAGCCCGCATCCGTCTCACGCAGGCTCTGCCCCACAGCGAGCAGAGACCAAGAAAGCCTCGCCGCCGTAGCACCCCGTCCCGACAACCACCTCTGCACATCGCTCGCCGGCCGCCGGGGAACACCAGCGGAGCGCACGACCAGTGCAACGACGCGCTGATCTAGCGCGGGGCAGCTCGACTCCCCACAACCAGCTATCTCGCCCCTCCGACCGACGCCTCAACCTCGACTCCTCCTCGCGGCTCACCGTCTTCCACGCAAGGTCGACGAGATCTGCCTCCTCACCGTCAACACCACCACAGTCCACAGGTTTCAGCCTGGTAAGCGATCTCCCCCCTCCATCCTCCCCTTCATCCCCGTTTATTATTGGATCCTTTGGTTAACTTGGCTAGATCCGTCTGGTGTAGCATCTGGTTGCAGTTAGGGAGTAACTTTGGTGTCGAATTGCTGTTGGATTCTCGATCCAATTCTAGTGGGCAGCACATAACTTATTGTCTTCATGTCTGGATTCACAATCTTATCATCTGTATTCAGCTAGATAGATACAGCATGTACTTTTCTATGTATATAATCCTATGTAATTATAGTTCACAAATCAATTAGCTATGTCCTAGAAACTGTCATGTACCAGTATCACAAGTCTGTGCATCACTTCGGCCAGTAGGCAAAATATGAAGATAATGGATGCTGCTACAGTTTACCTGACGGCCTACTGCCTGCTCTAGGAAATCAGGACGAAAACTGGCTGCCGTTCTCATTCGCTCTTTTGGTTGGTGGCAGGCGATCGCTAGCTGTGTGTCCTAGATGAAGCACATATTCAAGATCATCGCGGTGCTGGCAGCAATCTCCGCCGTCTGGGTTGCGCTCCTTGAAACCTCGACAGTCCCTCGCAGTTTTACTTGGTTGGTGAGTGTCATCAATTATTTTCACTTCTAATGTCTTGAAGAAGAGAGGCTCCTTTTAATTAAGATGCTTGCTTCTGGCTTTTGTTGTTATAGCTTCCCATCTACTTGGTAGTGGCGCTTGGATGCTACGGCCTTTTCATGGTTGGATATGGGCTCATGTTCTTCCCAACCTGCCCTCAAGAAGCGGTGTTACTACAGCAGGTAGCTGACATAGTCCTAGCAGCCTAATTTTCCCTTTTGTCTACGCAGTCTTATTTCCATTTTGAAAACCAATAGTCTCTAGAACTTGCATCCTTTGTTATTTCCCGTTTTAGTTTCACACCTGTGCACTGTCTATTATATATCCTTTTCTCTTGTTTTTCTGCTGGCATAACGAGATTCAAGGTATTCTGCACAAAGAAAAGAACAGAAACTCTGAAAACTTCATAAGTTTATTTGTACCTTATGCGTATTATTGTATGAATTTTCATAATGGTCACTACAAATAAACCAAGCCACCTGATTTCCGAACTTCTAAGTTTTCTGTACATTACAGGTTTGGTTTCTTCCCATTTGTAATTCTTTGAGCTCGACCAACTATGCAGGATATTGTGGAGGCAAAGGAATTCCTGTCAAAAAGAGGTGTTGATGTGAGCTCTGATTGAGGTCAATACCAATGATTTATGTTTCATGACCAGTTTGAAGCTTCCTGGATACCGTATAGAAAAATTATGGCATTTCACCATGTCTAGATATTTGTTACTAACGCAGTTTTTGTGAGTGGCATGTTACAATTCTAGATTTTGTTAGTTCAGTGGATGGCTTGTCACGATACTAGTTATGTCAGGAAAACAGTGCGAGAACAACTAATTAATGGTTTGTTAGCAAGTCCATCAGTGTTCAAGACATGTCTGCTATTTTACAATCTGGTTTTCATCACTGGATGTGTTCCATTTTTTCTGCGCGGTATCATCTTTGGTgattagcctaccccaacttgtttggggctAAATACTTTGTTGTTGTTGTAGTATCATCTTTGGCGATGGTTCGAATTGCGAGTTCCTTTCATGGTTCAGTCCCGGTATGCGGAATTTTCTGTCCAGTTCAGATTTCTTTCGTTTGCTAAATCTGGAATGATTTCTTGAGTTTTTCAAATTCGACAAAGTTCTGAACCCCTCATGATTAGCAAAAGATCATTAAACCTTTACCAATACCGTTACTGCTCCATGTTTACAAAATATTTGTAGAATGAACCAGTATACACCCTGTGCAGTGAACCTTTGTCAACTCATAATCCTATTTTATACATGTTCAGTCACATGCCAAGTTGGCAGCAGACAATCAGTCGCCTGCTACCGTGAGGTAGGTGCTTCCGATGTTGTCTTGTTTGAGTCCGGTCCATCATCTTCTCCGGCACCAGGCAGTCTTTCCGCTGCTGTGTGGTTCTCTGTCGCTGTCTCCTCGTCAATTGCGCCTGTGACCTGCGCCGTGTCCTCGGCAGCCTCCCTGGAGCCCCTGCTTGGAATGGTTCTCAGTGGTCAGTTGTGAGCTTGTTACACTATCATCAGAGTAGATGCAGGTAGTAGCTATCATGGATTTTTGGAGGCAACACCAAGTGAAGAATACAGTACTTGTATGAGTAGATGATGAGACCAATTGCAGTGCCAGCGAAAGCTACAAAGTACATCCAATCGACCTGCAGATCCCCCAAATTTGCGCCCATTGGTTCAGTTAGAGCCTTGTTTGAAACACGTGAATTTGACAGTAAACAGTTCAATTTTCAAAATGAACAGATGTGCTCAAACCTTCTCATGGTAAGCGAAGATACGGATTAGAACGGCCCACATGTCGGAGGTCAGAAGTGATAGGTTCAGCATGGTTGCGCCACATATCTGAAACAAACAAATACGAACTGAATTCTACAAAAAAATGTTTCAGGACAGTCATGAATTTGACCGCAAGAGGATAGTGATCTGATCTACCTTAAGGATAATAGGTACTGTGGAGTAGAACAGGAACATTGCTAGCGCAAATCCAATAAAAGGGAGCACCTGAAAGGACACAGAAGGCCAGTGTCAAAAAACTACATAATTTTGATTAATATTATTGCCGTGGTGAATGTCTAATAGCATGCTGCAATGCCTTCAGATTTGCTGACATCCACTGAAAAGTTTGGATATTGCAAAGTTTCAGTTGGTTGACAGATGCTTAACGTTTAACCTCTGATAAGATTTGAAAGGTTTTGTATGGCCC
Above is a window of Triticum dicoccoides isolate Atlit2015 ecotype Zavitan chromosome 5B, WEW_v2.0, whole genome shotgun sequence DNA encoding:
- the LOC119305872 gene encoding dolichol-phosphate mannose synthase subunit 3-like, with amino-acid sequence MKHIFKIIAVLAAISAVWVALLETSTVPRSFTWLLPIYLVVALGCYGLFMVGYGLMFFPTCPQEAVLLQQDIVEAKEFLSKRGVDVSSD